One genomic segment of Pseudorca crassidens isolate mPseCra1 chromosome X, mPseCra1.hap1, whole genome shotgun sequence includes these proteins:
- the LOC137216650 gene encoding uncharacterized protein CXorf49 homolog, producing the protein MRRLRRGPRRDRDRDSGHRPSSRFWGHPGRDMSSPDEVYVLRRRVRPKVRERAGVRIAGPAVSPGPDPGPEPGEPRSGKGGGGFPDPQGFQSKREMLEGRGPVLWGREGRPGSPDEHTRDLLDLIDESEAAKKANLQQLTDQHVLCVRRYPDPEGFQSEREMLEARGPVLWGREGRPGSPEEHTRDLLDLIEESEAAKEANLQQLTDQDVLGVRRYPDPEGFQSEREMLEARGPVLWGREGRPGSPEEHTRDLLDLIDESEAAKEANLQQLTDQDVLGVRRYPSPERSTAFKEATGSTLRLEAGPGGRAAPGQSCGEASTAPAGPVHLGGPEAGRALGNPKRGTKRRLNVAADRQRRSAGGLAWLLSDSESSDEFSETQLMTVSTYRRGGGQAKPSRPEDPGDTPRHSKFQVRENYRHVTGSSLSSAPRGLSSVVERQGVGKQGISSPKKMQSVLWGKGGSKPSYPGAAAAAAAAASVSAAAAGGLPQVTPRKNGAQEKKSVGGASKLALGGTFRSRGQRISATPVEPATFPPISGIPLPGRPKSYTLVLSGTKQSKHSGAGKKSVVRWARESEAVAGEDKDPNRDPAPKGQLLTHRPGTSCLRMHRRKASSGDVNTRGPQDPGNSEPLALNQGEVMPRGPAPSGDREPLDHPPRPEMQQQPLGTPCCPWCLELKREVDELKEQLAAMQYLADKLQTL; encoded by the exons ATGAGGAGGCTGCGGCGCGGGC CCCGCCGTGACCGCGACCGCGACTCGGGCCATCGACCGTCGTCCCGGTTCTGGGGCCACCCGGGTCGCGACATGAGCTCCCCGGATGAGGTGTATGTGTTGAGAAGGCGTGTGCGCCCAAAAGTCAGGGAGCGGGCCGGCGTCCGCATAGCAGGCCCCGCAGTCTCGCCGGGGCCCGACCCAGGCCCCGAGCCTGGGGAGCCGCGGAGCGGCAAGGGCGGAGGCGGCTTCCCGGACCCCCAGGGCTTCCAGTCGAAGCGGGAGATGCTGGAAGGGCGAGGGCCGGTGCTGTGGGGCCGCGAAGGCCGACCTGGCTCCCCAGATGAGCACACGAGGGACCTCCTGGACCTGATCGACGAGTCTGAGGCGGCCAAGAAGGCCAACCTGCAGCAGCTGACCGACCAGCACGTACTGTGCGTACGCAGATACCCAGACCCCGAGGGCTTCCAGTCTGAGCGGGAGATGCTGGAAGCGCGAGGGCCGGTGCTGTGGGGCCGCGAAGGCCGACCTGGCTCCCCAGAGGAGCACACGAGGGACCTCCTGGACCTGATCGAGGAGTCTGAGGCGGCCAAGGAGGCCAACCTGCAGCAGCTGACCGACCAGGATGTGCTGGGCGTCCGCAGATACCCGGACCCCGAGGGCTTCCAGTCTGAGCGGGAGATGCTGGAAGCGCGAGGGCCGGTGCTGTGGGGCCGCGAAGGCCGACCTGGCTCCCCAGAGGAGCACACGAGGGACCTCCTGGACCTGATCGACGAGTCTGAGGCGGCCAAGGAGGCCAACCTGCAGCAGCTGACCGACCAGGACGTGCTGGGCGTCCGCAGGTACCCGTCCCCGGAGAGGTCCACTGCCTTCAAAGAGGCCACTGGGTCGACACTGCGCCTCGAGGCGGGTCCCGGCGGTCGAGCAGCGCCCGGCCAGAGCTGTGGGGAGGCGTCGACGGCTCCAGCCGGCCCTGTCCACCTCGGTGGGCCTGAAGCGGGCCGGGCCTTGGGGAACCCTAAGAGAGGCACTAAGCGTAGGTTGAACGTGGCTGCGGATCGCCAGCGGCGCTCCGCGGGAGGCCTGGCCTGGCTGCTGTCCGACTCTGAGTCCTCAGATGAATTCAGTGAGACACAGCTGATGACGGTGAGCACTTACCGCAGAGGAGGAGGCCAGGCCAAGCCCAGCAGACCCGAGGATCCCGGGGACACTCCCAGACACTCGAAGTTCCAAGTCAGGGAGAATTACCGTCACGTGACAGGCTCTTCCCTGTCCTCGGCTCCGCGAGGACTCTCTTCGGTTGTGGAAAGGCAGGGCGTGGGAAAGCAGGGCATCTCTTCCCCTAAGAAAATGCAGAGCGTGCTGTGGGGCAAGGGGGGCAGCAAGCCCAGCTACCcgggagctgctgctgctgctgctgctgctgcttctgtttctgctgctgctgcaggtggCCTGCCGCAGGTCACTCCTAGGAAGAACGGAGCCCAGGAGAAGAAATCCGTCGGGGGAGCATCCAAACTTGCCCTGGGGGGAACCTTCCGTTCCCGAGGGCAGCGGATCTCGGCAACTCCAGTGGAACCGGCTACCTTCCCCCCAATCTCTGGTATTCCGCTGCCTGGGAGACCCAAGAGTTATACCTTGGTCCTTTCGGGAACCAAACAGTCCAAGCACAGTGGCGCTGGGAAGAAATCCGTGGTCAGGTGGGCAAGGGAGTCTGAGGCGGTGGCGGGAGAAGATAAGGACCCAAATAGAGACCCAGCCCCAAAGGGCCAA CTGCTCACTCACAGGCCAGGGACATCTTGTCTGCGCATGCATCGTAGAAAAGCCAGCAGTGGCGACGTCAACACCAGAGGTCCCCAAGATCCAGGAAACTCAGAACCCTTGGCCCTGAACCAGGGAGAAGTCATGCCCAGGGGGCCTGCCCCCTCAG GTGACCGGGAGCCACTTGACCATCCCCCAAGACCGGAAATGCAGCAGCAGCCACTGGGAACGCCCTGCTGTCCTTGG TGTCTCGAGCTAAAGAGAGAAGTAGACGAACTTAAGGAGCAACTTG CCGCCATGCAGTACCTGGCTGACAAgttgcagaccctttga